The DNA region TGAACGATTTAGAACTGATTTTCACAATGCTTGGTGAAGCATCTACTACAAGAATTGCAAAAGATAAAGATGCTCAAGGATTTATCGAAAACAAAGAAGCGGCAAAGAAAGGCGGAATAGTTGGGGGTGTAGCTAGAAAAGAACTTGAACAGCAAAGTGTTAGAAAAGTATCTACTCCAGAGAATTATCTTACTGAACCTGAAAAAAAGAAAAAACTCCCGCGTCAGAAATAAAAAACTCACATCTCTACAAAAAGTTATACTTTTTTGACATTATTCACAATCATAAGTTTCATTATTAATATAAACAACATTATTTTCTTTCCTTAAACAATTCATTTCACCAAGCTTAATCCCGTAAGGATTATCAATCACAACGTTGCGTGAAATTTTACGAATCACCGTATTATCTTGGAGAGTATATTTAACAATTATTTCAGGTATTAATACATCGCTTCCACCGCAATCAACATGATTATTTCTAGTATTATCTAAAACATCTTTGTAACTTGCATAGAAAGCGCAAATTTTAACTTCATATTCTTTATTAATTAAAGTAGCAGGCAGTTCA from Candidatus Woesearchaeota archaeon includes:
- a CDS encoding phage antirepressor protein, translating into NDLELIFTMLGEASTTRIAKDKDAQGFIENKEAAKKGGIVGGVARKELEQQSVRKVSTPENYLTEPEKKKKLPRQK